Proteins from a single region of Leptolyngbya sp. CCY15150:
- a CDS encoding DUF928 domain-containing protein: MMSRTRLIFPILVLLGLMLAISPTMASPDFSSPPLYAQSDSQEGFWSDLWRRLTSRPSPTATSGSTSQGGANHDRCLYTTEELLAIVPVSTETGIPYLEPVLSGYPTWWFYVPYEGNGRLQAEFVLIDDDEIILYEHKTLVPSTSGLMPISWNEDQPPLTPGQRYRWVFSILCNPGNRSGDATVNGWIQRVTADEAAALRDDLNDTQPTYLALVDSLYWFDLLAEVNTLKTSDPQQFAPLWDSLLCQVYAQSDRLTNLSDNCPGLFTPSLPEPN, translated from the coding sequence ATGATGAGTCGTACGCGGTTGATTTTTCCAATCTTAGTTTTGCTTGGATTGATGTTGGCGATATCTCCTACGATGGCCAGTCCTGATTTTTCTTCACCACCCTTATATGCTCAGTCTGACAGTCAAGAAGGGTTTTGGAGTGATCTGTGGCGACGGCTAACTTCTCGACCCAGCCCCACAGCCACTAGCGGTTCTACTAGCCAAGGCGGGGCTAATCATGATCGCTGCCTCTATACAACCGAAGAGTTGCTCGCCATTGTGCCCGTCTCAACGGAAACCGGCATTCCCTATCTGGAACCTGTACTATCTGGCTACCCCACTTGGTGGTTCTATGTACCCTACGAAGGTAATGGCCGGTTGCAGGCAGAGTTTGTGCTGATCGACGACGACGAGATTATCCTATACGAACATAAAACCTTGGTACCATCGACCTCAGGATTAATGCCTATCTCTTGGAATGAGGATCAACCACCTCTCACGCCAGGGCAACGCTACCGTTGGGTTTTCTCTATTCTTTGTAATCCTGGGAATCGTTCGGGTGACGCTACTGTTAATGGTTGGATTCAGCGCGTCACTGCAGACGAAGCCGCCGCACTAAGGGATGATCTAAACGATACTCAGCCCACCTACTTAGCGTTGGTAGACTCCCTTTACTGGTTTGACCTGCTAGCGGAGGTAAATACTCTCAAAACATCAGACCCACAGCAGTTTGCCCCACTATGGGATTCGCTTTTATGTCAGGTTTATGCCCAGTCCGATCGTCTCACTAACCTGTCGGACAACTGCCCTGGCTTATTTACCCCTTCCCTACCAGAACCCAATTAA
- a CDS encoding CHASE2 domain-containing protein, with protein sequence MVAIAVTIARILGGFEFLELKAYDHVLTARMPEPISDRIIVVEVTPEDVETQPPNKPRTLADDVNDEVLINAINQLQEYGAQIIGVDWYLPPDLETWTEPALAAFQSPVNSNLNLDPLTQANPAPPAIIYGLCNQPYYSSTKEWQDSVPPPSAEVIPPELVGFSNFAVDTDRVMRRHLVGNGLPEFEKATSACQAEVAFNALIALHYLNGEPATIEPVIQDDIEAAQTDSQVTRSQPITLTDLPDIFDPTLIERINAYMYGGYSAIDPGAFELMLNYREPAGNNLRAAFTHVSIADLQPDVEQPSTFTEQFEDKIVLIGLTDEDRASDKFLTPYGVTVSGVTLHAHMVDQLISLFLGERRQIWVWPQWGEWLWIAGWAIAGALLGTVGREHPRWLVTSLIGGGLLIYIVCRLTMGLAAGWIPMIPPMVSFILSNGIVVYTDLRLRDPFVEPAKSNRRGTNP encoded by the coding sequence GTGGTGGCGATCGCAGTCACCATTGCAAGAATTTTGGGTGGTTTTGAATTTTTGGAGTTGAAAGCTTACGACCACGTACTTACCGCCAGAATGCCGGAGCCGATCAGTGATCGCATCATTGTTGTAGAAGTCACTCCGGAAGATGTAGAAACCCAACCTCCTAATAAACCTAGGACGCTAGCCGATGATGTCAATGACGAAGTGCTTATTAATGCAATCAACCAACTACAGGAATATGGTGCACAGATAATTGGCGTTGACTGGTATTTGCCACCAGATTTGGAAACCTGGACTGAACCAGCCTTAGCAGCGTTCCAATCACCAGTCAACAGCAATCTGAATTTAGACCCACTTACTCAGGCTAACCCTGCACCACCAGCCATCATCTATGGACTGTGCAATCAACCCTACTACAGTTCTACTAAAGAATGGCAAGACTCAGTACCACCGCCATCTGCCGAGGTTATTCCCCCAGAGCTTGTTGGCTTTAGCAACTTTGCAGTCGATACCGATAGGGTAATGCGCCGCCATTTAGTCGGTAATGGTTTGCCTGAATTTGAAAAGGCGACCTCTGCATGTCAAGCAGAGGTCGCCTTTAACGCCTTGATTGCGCTCCACTATCTCAACGGTGAACCTGCAACCATCGAGCCAGTCATTCAAGATGATATTGAAGCTGCTCAGACAGACAGCCAGGTAACAAGAAGCCAACCAATCACCCTTACTGACCTACCGGATATCTTTGATCCAACTCTCATCGAGCGTATTAACGCTTACATGTACGGCGGATATTCTGCTATCGATCCAGGAGCCTTTGAGCTGATGCTCAACTATCGAGAACCAGCAGGCAACAATTTGCGGGCAGCATTCACTCATGTTTCTATCGCGGATTTACAGCCTGATGTGGAGCAGCCAAGTACTTTTACAGAGCAATTCGAAGACAAAATAGTTCTGATTGGTCTCACCGATGAAGACCGCGCCAGCGATAAATTTTTGACTCCTTACGGCGTTACTGTTTCTGGCGTGACGCTGCATGCTCATATGGTTGATCAACTCATTAGTCTTTTTCTGGGAGAACGGCGGCAAATTTGGGTGTGGCCTCAGTGGGGGGAGTGGCTCTGGATAGCGGGCTGGGCGATCGCGGGAGCGTTGCTAGGAACTGTTGGGCGAGAGCACCCTCGATGGCTAGTCACTTCCTTAATAGGGGGAGGACTATTAATTTATATAGTTTGCCGACTCACTATGGGGTTAGCTGCAGGATGGATTCCGATGATTCCTCCCATGGTGTCTTTTATTTTGTCTAACGGAATAGTGGTTTATACTGACCTCAGGCTTCGAGACCCATTCGTAGAACCAGCAAAGTCCAATCGACGAGGCACTAATCCATGA